A single Glycine soja cultivar W05 chromosome 14, ASM419377v2, whole genome shotgun sequence DNA region contains:
- the LOC114385228 gene encoding protein LATERAL ROOT PRIMORDIUM 1-like: MNRFCFEAFDRIMRDIMASQNKDNIDKPFGGTTIEDLCFYSSTVSSVFPPTIHPTFFLSTEVNYISLLILSLDLRSNQGFSVVATTRRLPSDSGAFADWAATASSGAGGGGGRAVPVDDLSLGFNAGPAAAATGPTAGMWSTQARSINYPEMGMFVVAPASSFHHHHHHQPPQHDPSVMADSLNPATALGVGVGVIPLLAATPCLESDNNILGSRTRGGGGIQLWQDQQQHHQSHYMKKQLQQGLLDHNSNTSSGNLIQNSGEVTASGTSSGGTTCQDCGNQAKKDCTNRRCRTCCKSRGFDCPTHVKSTWVPAARRRERQLMTSATAAVAGSSGSTSGTKKPRLIASQTTTTSHTSTSNTTPPRSFDTSSSHQDAGFKESLPGQVRAPAVFKCVRVTAVEDGQDEYAYQAVVKIGGHVFKGFLYDQGVENRDVYPNLSELHLGGGSGGAGRNGVSSSSPMMDPNDVYAASGGGLLGGSSAYGNPMN; the protein is encoded by the exons ACAATAGAAGATCTATGCTTCTATAGTTCTACAGTTAGTTCTGTCTTTCCACCTACTATACaccccactttttttttatcaacagaaGTAAACTATATATCATTACTTATATTGTCTCTTGATTTGAGAAGTAATCAAGGATTTTCAGTTGTGGCTACTACAAGGAGGTTACCTTCAGATTCTGGTGCCTTTGCGGACTGGGCAGCGACAGCTTCCTCCGGTGCTGGTGGTGGTGGCGGCCGCGCTGTCCCCGTCGACGACCTCTCCCTCGGCTTCAATGCGGGTCCTGCTGCCGCCGCCACCGGACCCACCGCCGGTATGTGGTCCACCCAAGCTAGGTCAATCAATTACCCCGAAATGGGGATGTTCGTCGTGGCGCCAGCTTCTtccttccaccaccaccaccaccaccagccGCCGCAACACGATCCCTCTGTCATGGCGGATTCCCTTAACCCCGCCACTGCACTCGGCGTCGGCGTCGGCGTCATTCCTCTCCTCGCAGCCACGCCGTGCCTCGAATCCGACAACAACATCCTCGGAAGTAGGACACGTGGCGGCGGGGGAATTCAGCTATGGCAAGACCAACAACAACACCATCAAAGCCACTACATGAAGAAGCAGCTGCAGCAGGGTCTTCTCGACCATAATAGTAATACCAGTTCGGGGAATTTGATTCAGAACAGTGGCGAGGTAACTGCTTCTGGAACTAGTAGCGGCGGAACAACGTGCCAAGATTGTGGAAACCAGGCAAAGAAAGATTGTACCAACAGAAGGTGTAGAACCTGTTGCAAAAGCCGAGGCTTTGATTGTCCTACCCACGTTAAGAGCACTTGGGTCCCCGCCGCACGCCGGAGAGAGCGCCAGCTAATGACGTCGGCCACCGCAGCTGTCGCCGGTTCTAGTGGCTCCACTTCGGGCACTAAAAAACCTAGGCTCATTGCTTCACAAACCACAACAACTTCCCACACTTCCACTTCCAACACCACCCCTCCTAGAAGCTTTGACACTAGCTCTAGCCATCAAG ATGCGGGGTTCAAAGAGTCATTACCTGGGCAAGTACGTGCACCAGCGGTTTTCAAGTGTGTAAGAGTGACGGCGGTGGAGGATGGGCAAGATGAGTATGCATATCAAGCTGTGGTGAAGATTGGTGGCCACGTGTTCAAAGGGTTTCTCTATGATCAAGGGGTGGAGAATAGGGATGTGTATCCTAACCTATCTGAGTTGCATTTGGGTGGTGGAAGTGGTGGTGCAGGAAGAAATGGggtttcatcttcatctccaaTGATGGATCCTAATGATGTTTATGCAGCTTCTGGTGGAGGGTTATTAGGGGGTTCTTCAGCATATGGTAATCCAATGAATTGA